Proteins encoded within one genomic window of Micromonospora halotolerans:
- a CDS encoding HAD-IA family hydrolase, whose amino-acid sequence MSRERATALLVDFDGVLRRWDPAVAARVEREYGLTEGVLGEIAMSWGLLQPVLTGKVSHAEWMTSVADALTPSVGDPGRARAAVDAWQSYRGEVDPEVLAFIREVRAAGVRVGLGTNATDVLDADLAALDLTDELDVVVNSSVIGVHKPAKEYFQAACEALATPPARVLFVDDEDRAVAGARVAGLSAHRWSGRADLRYLRAALAY is encoded by the coding sequence GTGAGTCGGGAACGCGCCACGGCGCTCCTGGTGGATTTCGACGGCGTGCTGCGCCGCTGGGACCCGGCGGTCGCCGCCCGGGTCGAGCGGGAGTACGGGCTGACCGAGGGCGTCCTCGGCGAGATCGCCATGTCCTGGGGGCTGCTCCAGCCGGTGCTCACCGGCAAGGTCAGCCACGCCGAGTGGATGACCAGCGTGGCCGACGCCCTCACCCCCTCGGTCGGCGACCCGGGGCGGGCCCGGGCCGCCGTGGACGCGTGGCAGAGCTACCGGGGCGAGGTCGACCCCGAGGTGCTCGCGTTCATCCGGGAGGTCCGGGCGGCCGGCGTGCGGGTCGGGCTGGGCACCAACGCCACCGACGTGCTCGACGCCGACCTGGCCGCGCTGGACCTCACCGACGAGCTGGACGTCGTGGTCAACTCCTCGGTGATCGGGGTGCACAAGCCGGCGAAGGAATACTTCCAGGCGGCCTGCGAGGCGCTGGCGACGCCGCCGGCCCGGGTGCTGTTCGTCGACGACGAGGACCGGGCGGTGGCCGGCGCGCGGGTGGCCGGGCTCTCCGCGCACCGCTGGAGCGGCCGGGCCGACCTGCGCTACCTGCGCGCCGCGCTGGCGTACTGA